From the Argentina anserina chromosome 3, drPotAnse1.1, whole genome shotgun sequence genome, the window TGATAGAATGAACTCAATGAAGTCACCAACCAAATTAAAAGCAATCGGTATCATACCTTCAAAGCCCAATCAAGCGAAACTCCTGAAGAAGAATAGATTGATTTGTGTTTCCGTCTCTGCGATGCGTCTCTTCTCTACGGTTTGGTCGAgagtttctcttcttttcttctctttattTTCGTTAATCATCCAAAACGACATCGTTTTGGTCTTTTaggtataaaaaaaaaacctgaaAACTCGCCTTTGTGCGCGTTTTTTGCGCTTTTTAAGCCTTAATGCGCGTTTTTTGCGCCTCTGCGCTTTTCTCAGAAAGGCGACTTTTTTTCGACTAAGCCTTGAGCTTTTTAAGCCTCAGACGAGTCTTGAGgcgagttttttaaaacattgctaCAGATAGAGTCAAGCACTTATTACTTATTAGTGTTTAATTAAGTACAACTGCAACTCTATTTACATCTCTTATTTGACAAACACGGCAGATTAGATAACCCTACACTGGAATTAGAATAGAGAACTTTTCTGGCTAGCTATTTTTTCTCGAGCAGTTAGGATTACatgatttaaaataaataacaatacacAAGCTAGCTCGGTATTCGCACCAGGTTCCGCTCATTATACTCTTTCCCATCAACAAgacaaaaaaggaaaaatgatATATTGGCACGAAGATTAAGGATTACAATAATCTCTGTATCGGCTCTTTACTCAATAAGTTtattacaaatttttttttgaaacctttttatttatttatttaacaaaTGAGAGAAACAAAAGAACCTGATCTCTTATGTCTAATAAACTCCAACAAAGAggataaacaaaagctcaatTCGGCATGTGTACACTCACACATGTAAAACCATAGATATAGAAACCCTAGCAAATAGCAAACCCTCAGTCAAGAAACCGTTAATTAAAGGACGAGATAAAACTGATAACATTGGCAgacagttgtgagataccaagaatatagaaaatagacatatcaTGATGCTTCTTGTAAGGATAAAAAGAATGCAGAGCAGACTCTctgaacaattccaaaagatgacgttgggcttccaacacattaaaattcttacattcgaaacacaccagattcctagtgatccaaataaaccaaattagattacaggagactagaaaccaaagttgacgtttaggttttgggaacGCTAAAACACCAACATcattaaacacttcatcaagggtaccccaaggcgagaatgaatgagaaaatagaatGCAAACTTATTTCCATAAAGCCACAATTTCAGAACAATGCAAAAGAATATGTGTACCCGATTCCGCATGACTTCCACAAAATGAGCAACGAGATGGAAGTGAAAAACCTCGCCGTTGTAAAATCTCATCAGTTAGTAAACGCCCATGAAGAGCTTTCCAAACAACAAGAGTTTTGCGGGGTTGAATTGCTTTATTCCATATCACTTTACCTCAATCTTTATGATCACCatgatttgagaagaaaacaaaagcttctttTGCTGTCAGAATTCTTGAGGAGAAGTGCGGTCATAAAAGATAGTCAGATGTGTCTGCATCAGGCAAAGCAATGTGCTCAATTTTTTATGCTGCTTCAGGGAACCCAATGAGAATCAACACTAACATTATTCACCTCAACATGAAGTGGAATAGAGCCACTTACTCCAACACTAGTAGCAAGAGGCTCACCCAAGCAAGTCCACTAAGTTTATTACAATGAAACTGTGATACATTTAGGCGCTAGGAAGTAAGATACCCTTTCGGAGCAGTATGATCATTTGAAGGAACTAGAGATAGCCTCGACCAGAATGATCATTACGTATCATTTCGTTGTCATTGATGATACAGAGCGTGACAAACAGGAAGTTGTGGTGGTAAACGTTCTATGATTTTATCTATGATTCCTTACCAAAATATTAACAATTTCTTGTTTATAACAATTAACAAGAATCTGGTGATTATACGTACTGTAGATTTTTAACTTTCACTCCCTAACTCCTAACTGTACTGCTATTTCTCAATCTCTTGTATCTTCTACTTGAACACACGATGGTGGAGTAGAAATTGATTATAAAACATATCATACCATTTCCCTCATCAAGCAAAGCCAACAAGATCCATCTCAAGTTACAATTAGCAAGTATACCTCACACAAACATAAATACCCAATTTAGTGAATTTACACTGTATAAAAAAGAAAGGCATGATAACGTACACGAAATAACAGTTCATGTCTTTATTGAAATGAAGTGCTTAACCCTAAAGAGCGTAGAGAACAGATCGTATTGAATCAACATCTTGCACATTCAGTCTTCTGCAGGATCTTCATCAACCCCCTCAAAAGCCCAGGCATACTGCTCCCGGAgcgcctcctcctcctcgggAGTATAATCGCTCTCAATGCCAAACAATTTCCTCACATACTCCACGCTCTTGTTACTGATCCGGTCCGCCACTGTCTGATTCAACAAGTCCAGAAAGTCATTCACATTCAAGTAATCCGCAGCCAGAATGAGCTCCATTATGCGCTCGGTGGTGTCTTCCTTCATGTACTCTTTATAGAACTTCCTCAGCTCCTTCTTCCCGGCCTCGTCGAGCTCAGCCTTCGGCTTCAAGTCCAGGTGCTTGGTGCAGAAGTCGATGATTCTCGTCAGTTCCTTGCTGTGCACGTTAGGTATAGGCATCATCATGTCGCGGGGCACCCCGTCGTCTCCGAAGAAGGCCTTGACGGTTCCGAACTCCATCGCCACGTTCTCCTCCAATTCAAAGACCTCGTCATCGGAGGTCTTCAGGGAGATTGTCTTCTTTTCTTGGACGGTGTCTTCCTCGGTCGACATTGTACGTACAAAAGTGTGAGCTTAGGaacgatgatgatggtggtgatcAGGCGTTCGTTTAATTCTCTGTATATGTTTTCTGGTGAAGTGAAGAGATAACTTTATATTTGAGGGGTTCCGATCATTTGCCAAATAAAGGGTTTGATGCTAAAAACACGACGAATGCTGCTCATGTGTATTTATGCAAAATCAACGTGCTTTCACAATTCTCAAACTAACCAAGAAAAATGGTCTATACGTAAACACCATAAGAAGTTGGAGGTTTCCGGAAATGCCTGACAGTGGAGAGAAGACCTGGTAAGAAAAGCAGACTGAAGGTGATATAAATTTGTAACTCCTAGTATAAAGGAGGGAGGATTTTGACGACCACAGAAAACGCATGGTCTTGATCTTTTTAATCCATTTTGTTTACATGTTAAGAAGTCCTTATATTTCTTCAAAATTATTAGTGTGAGGTCCGAAATTCCATGATAACACGCTTAGTATGCTAGTGACGATTAGTTTGATGAGGaatatgatttaaaaaaaagattataTCAAACCGATGAAAAAGAGATATAGCGTGTGATAATTGGAGATTAATCGAGGATCATAAAGAACTCATATTATGAATGCCAGCCACACGAAATGGCACATATCCTTTTTGGCTAGTGTTTCACTGTTTTGTTTCACTACCGAACAAAACCGCTTAACCATTGCAGTTCATGGGTCTAATCCCATGTGTGATACTTCAACAGTCAAATCAGCCAAGTATGCaaggaaaagaaatgaaactTGATACCTTGTTCAAACTGTCCCAGTGCCAGGGTACATATCATGTAATACATATTTTACTACTGTAAGAAACTGACAGCTACAAAACTGACGTAATTTCCGTTTTCATGGTGCACAAACAATGATCAAATTGACGAAATGAATCCAGCCATCCAGGACAGCTCTAGTATTCCTATGCAGAGTCCAGAGAACGACAGGTTATACAAGATCGGATTTATCAGTcgatttttctcttttcttcttcttactCCTCTTTTTCAATAAACCTTTTGCTTCTAGCGTCTTTAGTGTTCGTTCTTTCCGTTTTTTCTCTCGTTCTATGAAGGTGGATCCTGCCAACTTCATCTTCGCGACACGTCTGGCTGTGTAAACCTGCACATTGGGGATATAATTAGTAAGCAATCATCACAAGCTTTACCAAGACATAGCTAGTATGTAAATCAGTAAATCTATGGATTAATTTATAATTTCCCACAATCTGAACTGCAAAGCCAATACCTTACGAATATTCTCAAGAACCTCATTCTCCTTGCATTCAAATTCTACCAATTGTTCCCCaacttcttcttctattttatgAACCAGCTTTACATCAAGCTGCAAAACAGAATCTCCCCTTTCAATCAAAACAATCTTTTGATGTTAAATAAACAGAGaatataaaacataaaaacagCAACCATCTTCATAAGAATACCACTATATTCCTGCTTCTCAATAATTGCAAATTTAGACCGGATGACCATCTAAAGgaatttagtggttggatgGGATGAAAGTTGCTAATTTTAACCAATCTCACAGAATGATTATACATGCTACTTACTTGGGTTACAAAACTGATAGCTAAACCTTCTCTGCCTGCTCTTGCAGTACGTCCGACACGGTGGACATAATCCTTTGGATCACTGCAATGTAGTAGGACAATTAAGTCTAGAAACCATATTTCTTACAGAAAGTGACAATAAAAAAGTACATTGAAGAGTAAGACCTTGGAGTATCATAATTAATTACTAGATCAACTGTAGGAATATCCAAACCCCGATTGGCAAGATCAGTTGCGATCAATACAGGAACCTGTCCAGATTTGAACTTATGTAATGCAGAAAGTCTTAGAGGCTGTGACTTGGATGAATGCAAAGCCGAAACACTTTGACCAAGCTCCTCCAGTAAAAAGTTCAACAAGTGACAGTTCCTGCAGACATAATATAACCCATAAATTGACGATTACACAACAATCCAAAAAAACAACCCAtccaacaaaataaaatgaacCAGCACCAAAACTATTGTCCAAAACAAGAATTACATTAGCGTTGAGACGAATACAATGGCCGACTTGATCTTCATATCTTCCATTTTCGACAAAATGTGCACCAAATAAACTTCTTTCGCCTCACGGGGCATGAAGACATACTTCTGTGTAAGAGTCCCCACCGTCTTCATACCCTCATACGCCTGATAAAAGTAGGCCTTATTTTCCGAAACCTCAATCAATGCTTGAAGGTCACTGGTCATGGTTGCAGAGAACAACAATGTCTGCCGATTCTTTGGCAGGCACTGAAACACCACTCTCAAATCGGTCTCAAACTCCGAATTCAACAACCTATCTGCCTCATCCAACACTAGAAACTACACCAAACAGAACAAAACACACTCAATCACTACCAACTATCATTTCCAAACTCACATTATGTCGAAAACATCACATGTATTGAACTAAAATAAATCTTAaaaccttaaaccctaaaccctgaAATATTCAGTACCTTGGCTTTGGAGAAAACCGAGGGGAAATCCGGGTCCTCCTGGAGCAAATCCCTGACCCGACCCGGCGTGGCGATAACCACATGAGGCCTAGTCATCAAGCTCTGAGCTTGCTTCAGCTTCTCCATGCCTCCGACAATCACGGAGCACCGCAAATTCAGCGGCGACCCGAAGGCCCGGAACTGCTCGGCGATCTGGTACGCCAGCTCATGCGTCGGCGTCATCACCAGTGCGAAAACCCCATAAGGCCCCTCCGCCAGCCGCTGCAGGATGGGCAGCGCGAACGCCGCCGTCTTGCCGCTACCGGTCTGGGCCAGGCCGAGAACGTCGCGGCCCTCCAGGACCTTGGGGATGCAGTTGGCCTGAACCGGCGTCGGCTTCTTCATCCCGAGCTCGGCGACCGTCGCGAGGAGCCAGTCGGCGAGGCCGAGGTCGGCGAAGGTGGCGTCGGCGTTCGCGTCCGGGTCTGTGGACCGCTCGAGCTCCGGTTGTTCGGCGGCGGGGACATGAGTGGGAGTGGGACCCGGGTCGGGTTTGGGTTCGGGTTGAGATGCTCTGGGTTTGAAGAGAGGGAAGTCGGTGGATACCGTGTTGTCTTCTCCCTCCATTTTTGTTTCCGAAAGGTTACGGCTTTGGGGACCGGAAAGCTTTAAGCTTTGAATATTAGGGTTGGAGCTAAACGACGGCGTTTGGAGTTGGTTAAGGACAGTGATGGCCTGCCGGGTCGGGTGGGCCTTATTAGCGCCAAAAATGAATAATGACGTAATAaagtttcgatttttatttaaGAGGAAgaagtagagagagagagagagagatggagtCACCGTTTAAGGCGGACGCGTTGAGAGGGAAGGTGGCGTTGATAACGGGAGGCGGGTCGGGTATAGGGTTCGAGATATCGACCCAGTTTGGGAAACATGGAGGGAGTGTGGCTATTATGGGGAGGAGGAAGCAAGTGTTGGACTCTGCTGTGGCTGCTCTTCATTCTCTTGGAATTCCGGTACTTTTTTTTGTAGACTTGTAATTTGCATATAGTTTTGtggctttgttttgtttgggtGCCTACCCAATTTGGGTTTGTGCAATTCTTATGTGGTTGATGATCAGGAAAGGGATTGAATTTAACTTGCTCATCTGAGGTGTTGCTGTTGTTGTAATCTTGGTTGACTGAGGTGTGGGGTTGTTTGATAGATTAGGGAAATGAATGGAAATGTTTTAGTTTTGGGTCATTGGTTTATTGAGACTTGAGACTCGGTATGAACTAAGATCTGTCCTGTGAGTAACAGTGAGTTTGATGGAAAAGCTTGGGAACTTTGTGGAGTTCTCAGTTTATGTTATGTATGGCTGTCTGGGATTTTATGcaactgattttttttccgaGGCGTAGGATCATTGGTTCATGAGATCATAGACATATACTGAGTTGAAGAATTTTGTGTCGGTATCTTTAGTCTGGGATAGATGGGGAACTATGTGTTTGATTGACTTGGAAACTAATGATTTGAAACTCAATTCAAATGTCTGCTAATCAACCAGAATCTGTCTTTACTGCAACATTGATTATTTCTGCTGTATATTTCAGCATGAGGGTCTTTTGATATGTCCAGAAATGTAATATTTTTGTAAACGCAGATATGTACTATTATGCAAGTGAAATAGAAAACTATCAGAGACACGAAAGGTAGCTGGTAGAGTTCAGACTGCAGCTTGTGGGTCAACTGACTTGAAATCCAGTTAATGGGTGTAGTGGTTTAGTGTCGGATGACTGGATGTCAGCTTTTTAGTAACATTGAATTTGAATGCGATTTTATCAACTTGCTCAACAATTTTTCACTCAGTACGTTCCAGTAACCTGCTAAAACTCCTATTGAAGTTGAGCCTTTTCATTCACGTTGCTTCAGGCCTGTTCTTTACCTGACAGTGATTTACTTGTTACCTGCGTATTATCTTCTTGAAATTAGTTGGTTGTGCTTCCCTTGGTTTATGttgttttttcttgtttcttctctttcattttagGCTATTGGGATCGAGGGGGATGTGCGTAAACAGGAAGATGCAAAAAGAGTGGTGGAATTGACTTTCCAGCATTTTGGCAGGCTTGACATACTTGTGAATTCTGCAGCTGGCAATTTTCTTGCATCAGCAGAAGATCTAACACCTAATGGATTTCGAACAGGTTATATGCAGTAACAGACTCAATAGTGTTCATATAATATGAATTTATTGTATGTTCATGACTTCATGgttaataatataaaaataccAAATTAATGGAAGTGAAAATACTGCCTTGATAAAAACCTAGTAGCCAGTTTAGGTTTTGATGGTAGGATCCAATGGCCATGGTTTCATAACTCAATTGCAAATAGAAAATTATAATAAAGAAATATGATCTATTAGAACGACTTAAAAGTCCATGAACATATTGTTGACCTTTAAACAAATTGATTGTATTGTTTCCTGCagttttggatattgattcTGTTGGCACGTTCACAATGTGCTATGAAGCACTCAAGTATCTAAAAAAAGGAGGACCAGGAAGGAGCTCATCTGGTGGTGGAACAATATTGAA encodes:
- the LOC126786963 gene encoding SKP1-like protein 14, giving the protein MSTEEDTVQEKKTISLKTSDDEVFELEENVAMEFGTVKAFFGDDGVPRDMMMPIPNVHSKELTRIIDFCTKHLDLKPKAELDEAGKKELRKFYKEYMKEDTTERIMELILAADYLNVNDFLDLLNQTVADRISNKSVEYVRKLFGIESDYTPEEEEALREQYAWAFEGVDEDPAED
- the LOC126785761 gene encoding DEAD-box ATP-dependent RNA helicase 36; the encoded protein is MEGEDNTVSTDFPLFKPRASQPEPKPDPGPTPTHVPAAEQPELERSTDPDANADATFADLGLADWLLATVAELGMKKPTPVQANCIPKVLEGRDVLGLAQTGSGKTAAFALPILQRLAEGPYGVFALVMTPTHELAYQIAEQFRAFGSPLNLRCSVIVGGMEKLKQAQSLMTRPHVVIATPGRVRDLLQEDPDFPSVFSKAKFLVLDEADRLLNSEFETDLRVVFQCLPKNRQTLLFSATMTSDLQALIEVSENKAYFYQAYEGMKTVGTLTQKYVFMPREAKEVYLVHILSKMEDMKIKSAIVFVSTLMNCHLLNFLLEELGQSVSALHSSKSQPLRLSALHKFKSGQVPVLIATDLANRGLDIPTVDLVINYDTPSDPKDYVHRVGRTARAGREGLAISFVTQLDVKLVHKIEEEVGEQLVEFECKENEVLENIRKVYTARRVAKMKLAGSTFIEREKKRKERTLKTLEAKGLLKKRSKKKKREKSTDKSDLV
- the LOC126785762 gene encoding peroxisomal 2,4-dienoyl-CoA reductase [(3E)-enoyl-CoA-producing]-like, with product MESPFKADALRGKVALITGGGSGIGFEISTQFGKHGGSVAIMGRRKQVLDSAVAALHSLGIPAIGIEGDVRKQEDAKRVVELTFQHFGRLDILVNSAAGNFLASAEDLTPNGFRTVLDIDSVGTFTMCYEALKYLKKGGPGRSSSGGGTILNISATLHYSAAWYQVHVSAAKAAVDATMRNLALEWGTDYDIRVNGIAPGPIGDTPGMSKLAPKEIGSKAREYMPLYKLGDKWDIAMAALYLSSDAGKFINGAIIVVDGGLWLSRPRHLPKDAVKQLSRAVEKRSRNNPVGVPSSKL